From the Leptospira barantonii genome, the window TACGTTTCGCTTCGAATCACAACGCGCAGGCGGTTATTGTAGAATGTATGGCGGTTCAACCTCGTTATCAAAAAGATTCCGAAGACATTTTGATTTCCGCCACACATACGATTCTTACAAACGTTCGACCCGATCACGGCGAATGGACCAAGTCGGAAGAAGAAATCCTGGAAGGATTTTCGGGAACCGTTCCGAAAGAAGGGACGTTGTTCCTCGGAAAATCGATTGTGAATTCAAGTGCAGGTACGTATTTCGAAGAAGTGGCCCGGCGAAGAAAAACGAAAATCATAAACACCGAATCTTATAACGCGGCAATGCCGAGCGGGGAAACAAAAACTTCTTCGGATTTTATCGACGCGGCTTTACGTTCGATACGTTATCCGGAACATAGGGAGAATGTAGAAATCGCCATTCGTATTTGTAAAACGTTAGGCGTAACTGAAACATCGATATTGTCCGGTATTCAAAGGGCGGTCCCCGATCCGGGTGCGCTTACGATCACCGAAACGAACCTCGACGGAAAACGGCAAAGGTTCGTGTTTGCATTTGCCGCAAACGATACGGTTTCTTGGGATTGTATCTTGAAAGAAAATATAACGATCGAAGACGAGAAAAAACAAGGATTCGATTCCGCGATCGTGGTTTTCAATTCAAAACGAGAAAGGCCGATTCGAACGATAGAGTTCGCAAAATTCTTAGGCAACAGCGATGAGTTCTCCAAAATTTATTTCTTCGGAGCTTGGGAAAAATTATTTCGATCCTTTTATAAGGGAAATGCGGAGTTGATCGTTTGTAAGAATGATTTCCGATTTGATTTGCGGAAGCCGACGCTCGGTTCTCATCTTTGGATCGGCGCCGGCAATTATCAAGGGCCCGGTAGAACTCGTTTGTTGGAACTTGCGGAACGATTACAAATCTCTCATGGATAGGAAAGAATGGAAATCGTAACCTTATCGATCGGAGTGGGAATTCTTTTCGGCTTTTTGCTCTGGGAAAGAACCGGTCTTTATCCGGGAGGTTGGGTGGTTCCGGGATACGTCGCACTTTTTTTATTCCAACCTTGGGTCTTAGGAACCTTGGTCTTGAGTTCCATTTTGACCTTTACTATTTATAAAATTTCAGAATCTCATTTTCTGAGCTTTGGTCAAAGAAAGACGGCTTTGATTTTGCTTCTTTCTATTTTTGTTTCTATGCTCGTGGATTTTTTTACAGAAAATCATTTCGGATCTATGAGAGATATCGAATCTAAAACGATCTCTCATATCGTTCCGGGGTTGATCGCGTTAACTTTTGAGAAGCAAGGAATTCCGAAAACCTTTTCCTCGATTTTGATCTGTTCCGTTTTGGTTCGTTTGTTTTTGATCTTGGTTCTCGGAGACGTTTTGCTTTCGTGAAAATTCCCTTTTTGAAATCCAATTTGTTTCGAATGAATTCGACGTTTGCAATTGTCTTATTGTGTTTCGCCTCATTCTGTTTTGCAGTTTGGATCGAAACGGTTCCGATCGTAATCCGGAACGATGAAGCCGAAATCAAATTGAGAACAAGCGAAGGAGCGCATAACGCGTTTCTAAAGATCAAAGAATGGAGACTTTCCAAAAATATTCCGATCGATTCTAAGATCGATCCGTCGGGAACGGGCATGATCGGGCTCGAAAGTTCTTCGGTTACGAGTTCTTCCGGAAAACTTTCCTCCAAACAAGCGTCGATCCACCCGGACTTTGCGGCTTGGTTCGTGGATCGATTTCAAAAAGCGGGTTTGAAGCCCGGCGATACGATCGCAGTGGGAATGTCCGGTTCCTTTCCGGCTTTGAATGTTTGTTTTTGGATCGCGGTCGATACGATGAAGCTGAATGTAATCTCGATCGCGAGCGTAGCTTCCTCTCAATACGGGGCCAATCATCCGGATCTTCTCTGGGCGGATCTTGAAAATTATCTGTATCAAGAAAAGAGTATATTCCAAAAATCTATTTTTATGTCTATCGGAGGAATTTCCGATCTTGGAATCGGCATCGGAAAAGACGGCCGGAATAAGATCTTGGCTTCGATCCGAAAAAACGGTTATGAATTTCTTCCTTCGGAATCGTTTGAGGATTCTCTGATACAACGAAAAAAAATCTATGATCGAAAACCGATTTTTTTGTATGTCAACATCGGAGGCGGAACGATTTCTTCGGGAACCAGTCTTGGAAAAAAGAAAATTCCGAAAGGAACCGTGATTGCGGAAGGGGATGTCGAACTTTCCGATCTACCGGATTCGATTCTAAAAAACTACTTAACGCAAAAAATTCCCGTATTGCACGTGAGCGGTATCGAAACGATCGCAAAAGAATCCGGTATGAAATACGAAACCGAAGGTCTTCCGAATCCGGGAAGTTCCGATCTGATTTTCAAAAAAGAAAAGAATCGTTGGCTCGCGGGTTTTCTTTTGATTTTGTTAAGCGCAATGATCTGGATACTTTCGCCTTGGATCTCGTTGTCCGAAACGAAACGAGAAGATTCTTTTTATCTTTAAATTCTTTGGCCTTTGAATTTGGAAAAAAACCAGGCGATGGTTTCGTCCCGTTTTAGATCCGGAAGAAGAATCGCTTCGTAATGATTTTTATCCGGTAAGGTCAAATAAACGGAGGTCTTGAGTTCTTTTTGAAAGACTTGAATCGCGGAATCGGGAAGCAATTCGTCCCCCTTTTTGAAGTTTGATTTCCCGGCGCGGATCACGAGCACGGGAGAAAAAATTTTAGAGTAGGGAAGTATTTTACCCTTTTTTAATGTTTGAACGCTTGCGATCGGATTTTTTAAAAAACGCAACGGGATCCGCCAAGGAGATCTCGCTCCACCCATACTGTTCAGTTCCGAGTCGATGATGGATTCCGGAATGCTACATCTGAATCCGGTTTTGCCCGATCCGTTCTCCGTAACCTCCTCCAACTCATAGTTTAAAAAATTCTCAACATCCTTGTTCCAAGAACTGAGGATGGGAGATTCTTTGGCGAGTTTGAGATACGCTTCTCTGGAAGGAAAAATTTTTCCAAGACGTTCCAAGGATTGTTGAATCATGATCAGATTGGAAAGTTTTCTTTTGACGGAAAGTTGTCCGCCTCCGTCGATGAGGCAAAGTTTGCCTGTTCGTTCCGGATAATTCTTACCAAAGGCGAGAGAAATCCAACAACCGAGGGAATGTGCGAGTAAATTCGCCTTGTCGATTTTTAAAAAATCGAGCATAAACTTTAGATCTTTTGCATGTGATTCGTGGGAATATTGTGTATTCGGTTTCGAAGAGTTTCCTCTTCCTTTCAGATCGTATGCGATTACGGTTAGGCCTTGTTTGACGAGATCCCTCGCGAGAGGTGCGAAGTTTTTTAGATTTCCCGTAAGACCGTGGATGCAGATCACAGGCGAGGGAGAATTTTTAGAAAGCGGAAACTTGCCGTACACTTCCGCCGCTAAATGTTCGGAACCTCCGATCGGAATTTGTAATGATTTTGAAATCGTTTTCGAGTCCGAAGCGGAAGTTGAATTCTTCATTCGTCCGTTATTTCAGCTCCGAATCTTTCCATCAAGCTTCTTAACTCGGATTCGATCTCGGAACGAAACGGAAGATGTATAAAAGCGATCTTTTCTTTTTGTTTGATCGCCTCGTAACCGGATTGTGATTTGGAAACGTTGTACCAGATTTTGGATTCTCCCAGACCCGCAAAACGAATCGTCAACTTTTCTCCTTCTAAAAGAAAGCTGACGATTTTCCCGAGTTCCTTACCGTTGAGAGCCTTTTGAATTTTTTTCAAAAAGATATCCGGAGAATCTTCAGACAATCGTATCGTTTTCATCTAAATTCTCCCTTGTTAGGAAACGTAAAGCATGTAGATGCCTTGGAAAAGACCAACGATGGCGCCAAGGACCGAACCGATCAGAATCAAAACGTATTCGTCTTCTTGAAACGCGGAACGAAGAATCGGTTCGAATTCCTCCGGAGGAAGATCCTTCATTCTTTTGAACATATTGTTCTCGATGGACATAGCGCGTCCCATATACGTTTCAAGTTTGTTCGAGCTGTTTGCGAGAGATTCGGAAACTCTTCCGATCACTTCCTTCTTAGTCGTTTCAAACTCGGAATTTTCGTTGCTCGTCTCCGAATCCAAACCTCCGTTCAGGTGAAGACGTTTTGCGGCTTCTTCGGTTTCGCTTTGAATCGTTTCCACAAGAGAACGTGCGGCGCGTTTGTATAAAATTTCCTCGAGAACGTTTCTTGCGGTCAACACTTGAGTTGCGAACACGTTCGAATATTTTTTGGAAACGTCCTCTTGTCTTTTTAAAAAAAGACCTTGGTAACGAATCGGTCCGACTTTCTTTTCATAAAGAGGACGAAAGATCATCGTAAGCGCGACCCAGTTCGTGATATAACCGACTACCACACCTTGGATGGGAAGAGTCCACCAATACGGAAATAAATTCCAAGCGAGCGCTTGTAGAATTCCCATCGCTCCGCCCAAATACCAACCGCAATGTTCTATGAACTTGAATTCTTTCGAACCGACTTCTTGAAAGATATCCACGATTCTTTTTACGTTCGGTCCCGTGAGTTTACGAAGAACTAAGGAACGAAAATTGAATACGCTTGATACGTTCTCCTTTACCTGTATCATAATATTCTTAACCGTATGTTCGCTTTTTTTCTGAACACCGGAGATGATTCTCGCTTCTTCTTCCCCTTCGAGTTTGGCCCGAAGAGCCGGATTGATATGATGTACGATTTCGCGGGTCGCTTCGGGAACGAGTTCGTCCAAAACGGGTTGGAATTCTTTTTCCAATTGATCCGGGTCCACCTTCGAAAAGAAGTCTTCCACCTTGATCAATCTTTCGGTCATGATATTGACCGATTTCAACGCGAGCTTTTGGGATTTTTTGGGGACGATTCCCTGCCAACCTAAGTACGGTGGAATTCCGACGAACTCCAACGGATAAAAGGTCATTTTGAGAGCGACCACGTTGGTGAACCAACCCACGAATCCGTACGTGACGGGCATCATGAGAATCCCGATCAATTCCTTGTTTTCATTTAAAAATTCCATACAATTTCCTGTAGCAATCGCTATAATTTTTCAACTACTAGCAAGTTCGGTTCCTCGTTGGCGTAGGGCAAATCATTTTTTTTGAACGGTTAGAATAAAATACTCGAATTTGACAAGACCGATAACGTTCCTCCGTCTTAAAATTTCATGCGGAGACGCTTTTTTCAAAGAGTTTGGAAATAAATTTTTCTTTGCAGTTTTGGCGATTGGAGCGATTCTATGAGATCATCCGGTATGAATCCTCAAAATAATTCCGATTTTGAACCTCGAACCTCCGTTCTGCTCAAAAAGAACGGTGAGATTCTTTCGATCGATTCCGGAATTATAAAACATCTCGGTTATGAAACCGATCCTCCTTCGTTTGCGGAGAATCTTTTCGAGGATTGGACAAAGATCAGGGATCTCCATTCTCCCTGGAACGGAACTCTGCATCTGATCGACTCGAAAGGAGTAAAGATTCCTTTTGACGTTTTAATAGAATTGTTAAACGAAGAACTTTTCCTGATCCGTTTTCGAAATTTGAAAGCGGGTTTCCGTCTCGAGGAACAGTTCTTTCAGATCTTTCATAAAAACCTCGCGATCAAACTTGTCATCGACGTCGAAACCGGAATGCTCGTCAACGTCAGCGACTCCGCCCTCGAATTTTACGGATATACTCGGGAAGAATTTTTAAATCTCAAAATCAGCGACGTGAATATGCTCGGGCCCGAAGAGGTGAAAACCGAGATGCTCAAAGCGAGTTCCGAAAACCGTCTTTACTTCAACTTCATTCATCGTTTGAAATCGGGAGAACTCAGGGACGTGGAAGTTTTTTCGGGTCCGATTTCCATTAACGGAAGAATTCATCTCTATTCGATCGTCCATGACGTGACCGAACGCAATCTTATCCAGAAGAAGCTCGAAACTTCGTTGAAGGAAAAGGAACTGATGCTACAGGAAATTCATCATAGGGTGAAAAATAATCTGCAGATCGTTTCGAGTCTTTTGAGTCTTCACGCGGAATACAAGGAAGATCCTTATTTACAAAAGGTTCTTCGGGAATGCGAACTCAGAGTCAAATCGATGGCCTTGGTTCACGAGGAATTATACCGTTCCGATAATCTTGCAAAAGTCGATCTGAAGAATTATTGTTTTTCGCTTTCCTCGAATCTTCTTTCGATCTACGGCCAAGCCGGTAAAATCCGTTTTCACAATTTGGAAAATTCTTTTTTCATTTCGATCGACCGAGCCATTCCGATCGGATTGATCCTGAACGAACTTCTTACCAACTCCTTAAAATACGCGTTTGCCGATCAGGACAAGGGAGAAATTTTTCTGATCCTGAAACATATCGGAGGCAACGTGGAACTCGAATACAGGGACACCGGAGTGGGCTTCCATCTAGACGAAGCTCGGAACGAACAAAGCGGACTCGGATTGAAATTGATCGATATGCTTTCCACGCAACTCCACGCAAAACTTTCCTTCGAAACCAAAAACGGATTTTATCTGAGAATGCACTTCGCGGGTTGGAAGGATTAGGACATTTTCGAAAGAAGAGGGCTTGTCCGATTTCGGAACCTGCTTGCATTATTTAAACTGCGATTTACAGTCGCATTTCGGGAAATATTATGCAACATACAAAAGAAGAAATTCTCAAACAGATATATCTTTTCTCCAATTTTACGGAAGACGAATTAGGAGCCATCGCAGAGAAGACCGAATACAAAGTCTACGAGCAAGGCGACGCGATTTTTCACGAAGGCAATGAAGCGAAGGCATTCTTCGTAGTCATCTACGGAACCTTAAAAGTGCTTACCTCCACCGAAAAAGGGGACGACGTAAACGTAACCACGATCGCCACCGGAGATCATTTCGGAGAACTTCCTTATCTCGATCCGGGTAAACGTTCCGCATCCGTCGAAGCGATGGAAAGATCCGAACTCTTAAGAATTCCTTACGATCATCTCAAAGCGATTTTCGAAAAGGACAAGAACGCTTCCTTAAAATTCTACCAAGCGATTTCCCATTTCTTAGCGAAACGTTTGAGAATGCTTACACACGATTTAACTTACGCGAGAGAACTCAGAAAAAGATACACCATCTGATTTCTTTGGCCGGTTTCGGAAACGGTTTGATCCGTCCGATTCCGGTCTTTCTCTCTCTCCAAGGAATTTGAAATGAAATCTAAATCTTCTCCTCTTTCTATTCTTCCCTTCGTTCGATCCGTTTTTCTTTCCCTCTTAATTCTGTTCGTTTTCTCTTCGTGTACGAAGGTTTTAGTCGGCGGCGGACTCTACTACGAACGATCCAAATCCGATCTCGAAAAAAAAGAAATCCAAGTCGGTTCGTATCACTGGAAATATTTGGAAGGCGGGAAGGGTGAAACGATTCTTCTCATACACGGCTTCGGAGGAGATAAGGACAATTGGACGAGATTCGTAAGAACGTTAACGCCTAACTATCATGTGGTGATTCCCGATCTTCCCGGCTTCGGAGAAAACGACCGCAAACAAGAGGACGAATATTCCATTCTGACTCAGGTAAGTCGTCTGAACGAATTTCGTAAAAGTCTTGGATTAGAAAAGTTTCATATAGCCGGAAACTCGATGGGAGGTTCGATCTCGGGGGTTTATTCGGCGACCTACCCGGAACAAATTCTTACCCTGGGTCTTTTCGATTCGGCGGGTGTAAAGTCTCCGATCAAGAGCGAACTTCTCGGTTATCTCGAACAGGGAAAAAATCCGTTGGTTGCGGCTAACGTGGAAGAATTCGATTTTCTTATGAACTTTATCTTCGTAAAACCCCCTTACATTCCTACTTTTTTGAAGGAATACTTTTCGAACAAGGCGATCGCAAACAAGGACTTCAACGCCAAAATTTACGGCGAAATTCGATCTCAATCCACCGCTCTTGAGGAAAGGCTCGGAAAAATTCAGGCGAGAACCTTGATCCTTTGGGGAGATACGGATCGTGTGATTCATATCAGCGCGTCTGACGTGATGTTAAAAGGTATCAAAAATTCCAGAAGGGTTATTTTGAAAGAATGCGGACATAGTCCCCAACTCGAACGCCCGGAGGAAGTTTCGGAAGTATATGCAGGTTTTCTAAAGGGTCAATGACCTAAGACTGAAACAGAAGTACGATCGCGGATTCTATATCCTGAGTCTGGATCGGTTTGGAGATATACGCGTCCATTCCGGCTTCCAGACATTTTTCCTTATCGCCTTCCATCGCGTTAGCCGTCATCGCAACGATCGTTGGTTTTTGTTTTGCGAAATCCTTTCTTATGTGAAACGTAGTTTCGAATCCGTCCATCTCGGGCATCTGAATGTCCATAAAGATCAAATCGTATTGTTTGTTTTGAAGATTTGCGATCGCCTCGACTCCGTTTAACGCGGTATCAGCGGAATAACCGAGTTTGGAAAGAAGTCTGAGTGCGATCTTCTGATTGATTACGTTGTCTTCCACCAAAAGAATCTTTAGAGGAATTCTCTCCGAAAGAAGTTTTTTCGAATCTCCCTGTTTTTCTTCCTTTAAGATCTTCGTAGGAAACGCCTTCTCGAAATTTTTACTGAGTTCATCCAAGAGAATCGGCTTAAACATCATAAAAATCTTAAATCCAGGACGATTGAACAAACCTTCCGTGACGAGATAATACGATTCCTTGAGTTCCTTTTCCATAAAAAGAATGATCGTAAGTTTTAAGGTCGGGTTTTGATTTTTGAGTTCGTCCAGAACCTCGGGCAAGGTCATGTCCGGAAAGTTGAGATCGGTAAGAAAGATTCCGATTCGATCTTCTTCTCCGAGTGCGCGGATCGCTTCCTTTGCGGTTCTTACGATCTTAACGGAGAATCCGTTTCGTTCGCAGAATTTTTTGATCTGATCTCTGAGAGAGAATTCTTGAATGGAAAGAATGGCGGTGGTCGCTAAGTTTTTGGAATGAAGTTCCTGCACTCCGACCGGAATTCTATATTCCAATCTTTCCGTGATGAGTGAAAGGGAAAATTCGGAACCTTGCCCCACTTGACTTTTTACGATGATTTCTCCCTTCATCAGCTCCGCTAATTTTTTACTGATGGTAAGACCGAGACCCGAACCTCCGTATTTCCGAGTCGTGGAAGAATCAACCTGATTGAACGCTTTGAAAAGAAGTTCCAATTTGTCCTCCGCGATTCCGATCCCGGTGTCCTGAACGTGAAAGATCAATCTTAACTTTTCGTTCGGAAATCTTTCGGCTTCGACATCCACGAGAATTTTTCCTTTTTCGGTGAACTTTACGGAGTTACCGAGTAGGTTCATGAGAATTTGTCTGAGTCTATACGGATCTGAGATGATCCAGTTCGGAACCTGGGATGAAATTCTCGATTCGATCACGAGACCTTTCTCTTCGGCCATGGAACGGAATAGGTTGACCACGTCTTTCGTGAGTTTTTCGGGAGAAACGGGTTGCATTTCGAGTTTGAGCTGACCCGATTCGATTCTAGAAAGATCGAGAATGTCGTTTAACAAAATGAGAAGATTTTGTCCGCTCGACTTGATGATATCCAGATATTCCTTCTGTTCCAAGTTGAGCGAGGTTCCTTCCAGAAGACTGACCGTGCCGATGACGCCGTTCAAAGGGGTTCGAATCTCGTGACTCATCATCGCGAGGAAGTCCGTTTTGGCTTTCGACGCCGCTTCCGCGATCTCTTTGGCACGCTTTAGAGAATCCTCATATACTTTGCGTTCCGTGATCTCGTGCCAAACCGCGAGAAACACTCGCTTCTGATTGATCAACATCGGAGTTAACGTGATTTCGGTTTGGAATTCCTCTCCGTTAAAACGTTTGTAAATCCATTCGAACGTATAAGAACCTTTTTTAAGGGCGATCGATTCGATTTCGGAGCTGATCTCCTCGTTTTTTCTTCCGTCCGTTTGCATTTCCGCGGAAAAATGAGCCGGATGTTTACCAAGAACCATCTTTTTATCGGGGCAACGAAGCATC encodes:
- a CDS encoding cyclic nucleotide-binding domain-containing protein translates to MQHTKEEILKQIYLFSNFTEDELGAIAEKTEYKVYEQGDAIFHEGNEAKAFFVVIYGTLKVLTSTEKGDDVNVTTIATGDHFGELPYLDPGKRSASVEAMERSELLRIPYDHLKAIFEKDKNASLKFYQAISHFLAKRLRMLTHDLTYARELRKRYTI
- the pgsW gene encoding poly-gamma-glutamate system protein, with the protein product MNSTFAIVLLCFASFCFAVWIETVPIVIRNDEAEIKLRTSEGAHNAFLKIKEWRLSKNIPIDSKIDPSGTGMIGLESSSVTSSSGKLSSKQASIHPDFAAWFVDRFQKAGLKPGDTIAVGMSGSFPALNVCFWIAVDTMKLNVISIASVASSQYGANHPDLLWADLENYLYQEKSIFQKSIFMSIGGISDLGIGIGKDGRNKILASIRKNGYEFLPSESFEDSLIQRKKIYDRKPIFLYVNIGGGTISSGTSLGKKKIPKGTVIAEGDVELSDLPDSILKNYLTQKIPVLHVSGIETIAKESGMKYETEGLPNPGSSDLIFKKEKNRWLAGFLLILLSAMIWILSPWISLSETKREDSFYL
- the pgsC gene encoding poly-gamma-glutamate biosynthesis protein PgsC, which encodes MEIVTLSIGVGILFGFLLWERTGLYPGGWVVPGYVALFLFQPWVLGTLVLSSILTFTIYKISESHFLSFGQRKTALILLLSIFVSMLVDFFTENHFGSMRDIESKTISHIVPGLIALTFEKQGIPKTFSSILICSVLVRLFLILVLGDVLLS
- a CDS encoding response regulator; this translates as MSILRSDSDFLILDSAGEVVTWHFSEPLREFAENLDNQIHPSQWNWSESDSWDSLWKKAQTVKQDSPFFKVAYRNKNRTFLDLDVRILPSGKNHILLLFFTDSESSSIETPNIFLKDSELRSMIFQKSANAILLLNPEDDRILEINHTSSQYFETQGPSEILNIPFSDLLAEGFSPSEYESRKKKVLSGEGVSWDVEFKTFRDRKFWGNASFRILTSNLNRIVLVQIKDITEKINSRRSLLQQSKTIAEHEANLNAIIENSDSMIWSIDKNYELLIFNSQFQKMMQDFYHSEISTGFNVFQKELPPDIIQYWKEFYDRALSGERFSVTRTRPNQDGSFVFSELSFYPIRDTEENISGVSAVSVDITDKKLAEEKFRLLFERSSEPHVLYDESGIFECNPATLKMLRCPDKKMVLGKHPAHFSAEMQTDGRKNEEISSEIESIALKKGSYTFEWIYKRFNGEEFQTEITLTPMLINQKRVFLAVWHEITERKVYEDSLKRAKEIAEAASKAKTDFLAMMSHEIRTPLNGVIGTVSLLEGTSLNLEQKEYLDIIKSSGQNLLILLNDILDLSRIESGQLKLEMQPVSPEKLTKDVVNLFRSMAEEKGLVIESRISSQVPNWIISDPYRLRQILMNLLGNSVKFTEKGKILVDVEAERFPNEKLRLIFHVQDTGIGIAEDKLELLFKAFNQVDSSTTRKYGGSGLGLTISKKLAELMKGEIIVKSQVGQGSEFSLSLITERLEYRIPVGVQELHSKNLATTAILSIQEFSLRDQIKKFCERNGFSVKIVRTAKEAIRALGEEDRIGIFLTDLNFPDMTLPEVLDELKNQNPTLKLTIILFMEKELKESYYLVTEGLFNRPGFKIFMMFKPILLDELSKNFEKAFPTKILKEEKQGDSKKLLSERIPLKILLVEDNVINQKIALRLLSKLGYSADTALNGVEAIANLQNKQYDLIFMDIQMPEMDGFETTFHIRKDFAKQKPTIVAMTANAMEGDKEKCLEAGMDAYISKPIQTQDIESAIVLLFQS
- a CDS encoding alpha/beta fold hydrolase, translated to MKSKSSPLSILPFVRSVFLSLLILFVFSSCTKVLVGGGLYYERSKSDLEKKEIQVGSYHWKYLEGGKGETILLIHGFGGDKDNWTRFVRTLTPNYHVVIPDLPGFGENDRKQEDEYSILTQVSRLNEFRKSLGLEKFHIAGNSMGGSISGVYSATYPEQILTLGLFDSAGVKSPIKSELLGYLEQGKNPLVAANVEEFDFLMNFIFVKPPYIPTFLKEYFSNKAIANKDFNAKIYGEIRSQSTALEERLGKIQARTLILWGDTDRVIHISASDVMLKGIKNSRRVILKECGHSPQLERPEEVSEVYAGFLKGQ
- a CDS encoding DUF445 domain-containing protein; translated protein: MEFLNENKELIGILMMPVTYGFVGWFTNVVALKMTFYPLEFVGIPPYLGWQGIVPKKSQKLALKSVNIMTERLIKVEDFFSKVDPDQLEKEFQPVLDELVPEATREIVHHINPALRAKLEGEEEARIISGVQKKSEHTVKNIMIQVKENVSSVFNFRSLVLRKLTGPNVKRIVDIFQEVGSKEFKFIEHCGWYLGGAMGILQALAWNLFPYWWTLPIQGVVVGYITNWVALTMIFRPLYEKKVGPIRYQGLFLKRQEDVSKKYSNVFATQVLTARNVLEEILYKRAARSLVETIQSETEEAAKRLHLNGGLDSETSNENSEFETTKKEVIGRVSESLANSSNKLETYMGRAMSIENNMFKRMKDLPPEEFEPILRSAFQEDEYVLILIGSVLGAIVGLFQGIYMLYVS
- the pgsB gene encoding poly-gamma-glutamate synthase PgsB, with amino-acid sequence MPVSIFVFGFLILLFFLFLKNEKRKHELAFQKIPIRIHVNGTRGKSSVTRLIHSILTEEGWNVFAKTTGSAPSLLFPDRSERRIFRNKISIGEQRSFLRFASNHNAQAVIVECMAVQPRYQKDSEDILISATHTILTNVRPDHGEWTKSEEEILEGFSGTVPKEGTLFLGKSIVNSSAGTYFEEVARRRKTKIINTESYNAAMPSGETKTSSDFIDAALRSIRYPEHRENVEIAIRICKTLGVTETSILSGIQRAVPDPGALTITETNLDGKRQRFVFAFAANDTVSWDCILKENITIEDEKKQGFDSAIVVFNSKRERPIRTIEFAKFLGNSDEFSKIYFFGAWEKLFRSFYKGNAELIVCKNDFRFDLRKPTLGSHLWIGAGNYQGPGRTRLLELAERLQISHG
- a CDS encoding alpha/beta fold hydrolase; translated protein: MKNSTSASDSKTISKSLQIPIGGSEHLAAEVYGKFPLSKNSPSPVICIHGLTGNLKNFAPLARDLVKQGLTVIAYDLKGRGNSSKPNTQYSHESHAKDLKFMLDFLKIDKANLLAHSLGCWISLAFGKNYPERTGKLCLIDGGGQLSVKRKLSNLIMIQQSLERLGKIFPSREAYLKLAKESPILSSWNKDVENFLNYELEEVTENGSGKTGFRCSIPESIIDSELNSMGGARSPWRIPLRFLKNPIASVQTLKKGKILPYSKIFSPVLVIRAGKSNFKKGDELLPDSAIQVFQKELKTSVYLTLPDKNHYEAILLPDLKRDETIAWFFSKFKGQRI
- a CDS encoding sensor histidine kinase, encoding MRSSGMNPQNNSDFEPRTSVLLKKNGEILSIDSGIIKHLGYETDPPSFAENLFEDWTKIRDLHSPWNGTLHLIDSKGVKIPFDVLIELLNEELFLIRFRNLKAGFRLEEQFFQIFHKNLAIKLVIDVETGMLVNVSDSALEFYGYTREEFLNLKISDVNMLGPEEVKTEMLKASSENRLYFNFIHRLKSGELRDVEVFSGPISINGRIHLYSIVHDVTERNLIQKKLETSLKEKELMLQEIHHRVKNNLQIVSSLLSLHAEYKEDPYLQKVLRECELRVKSMALVHEELYRSDNLAKVDLKNYCFSLSSNLLSIYGQAGKIRFHNLENSFFISIDRAIPIGLILNELLTNSLKYAFADQDKGEIFLILKHIGGNVELEYRDTGVGFHLDEARNEQSGLGLKLIDMLSTQLHAKLSFETKNGFYLRMHFAGWKD